A window from Cryptomeria japonica chromosome 1, Sugi_1.0, whole genome shotgun sequence encodes these proteins:
- the LOC131062497 gene encoding uncharacterized protein LOC131062497 gives METLRLSCPGSILTHRNPQNGVTNSYTANSPAQISITNSFAVKICVPSAKFCRNSFASRNISPVGIFSSKSRSKIRKASIVKAGLIGENPEWFESDYIVVGLAHCFTTIDEKLHDYFIIEPIPASGLECMYNGGATSYKYVVGSTLGVVLKEDVNLLPEEFRIGVFAEKFERRAKAASRTWKREYPQGNLMHLAPIGVVKGGFNFSLEDKRLLGVVHEVKDDDNIKQDLSIDVYGRKKKEGQEEKKDEESLISSLYNV, from the coding sequence ATGGAAACACTACGCCTCAGTTGCCCAGGTTCGATCCTCACCCACAGAAACCCTCAAAATGGAGTCACAAATTCATACACAGCCAATTCTCCCGCACAGATTTCCATCACAAACTCCTTTGCCGTAAAAATCTGTGTCCCAAGCGCAAAATTTTGCCGGAATTCCTTCGCCTCCCGCAATATTTCCCCAGTTgggattttttcctcaaaatcacgGTCAAAAATCCGCAAAGCGAGTATCGTAAAGGCCGGCCTGATAGGCGAAAATCCTGAATGGTTCGAATCTGATTACATTGTAGTCGGCCTCGCTCACTGCTTCACCACAATCGATGAAAAGCTTCACGACTATTTCATTATAGAGCCGATACCAGCCTCCGGCCTGGAATGCATGTACAATGGCGGCGCTACCTCCTACAAATACGTCGTGGGTTCGACTCTCGGTGTTGTGTTGAAGGAAGACGTGAATTTATTGCCTGAGGAGTTCAGGATTGGGGTTTTTGCTGAGAAGTTTGAGCGGCGCGCCAAGGCGGCGTCGAGGACTTGGAAGAGGGAGTATCCGCAGGGAAATCTTATGCATTTGGCTCCTATTGGGGTTGTCAAGGGAGGGTTTAATTTTAGCCTGGAGGATAAGAGGCTGTTGGGTGTTGTGCACGAGGTGAAAGATGATGATAATATTAAGCAGGATTTGAGTATTGATGTCtatggaaggaagaagaaggaaggccaagaggagaagaaggatgaagagtcGCTCATTTCGTCCCTGTACAATGTCTGA